The Alosa sapidissima isolate fAloSap1 chromosome 8, fAloSap1.pri, whole genome shotgun sequence genome contains a region encoding:
- the LOC121715407 gene encoding C-X-C motif chemokine 11-6-like yields the protein MKFAVFVFLACLLCVVVTGQRESKGRCRCQGKGVRFVPQQKIQTLTMYTPDQSCSNIEIIVTLKGNGGKKCIDPESDIAKKFMEKAQEKMRAKKADPTVIPELTTI from the exons ATGAAGTTCgcagtgtttgtttttcttgcATGTCTGCTCTGTGTAGTCGTGACAG GTCAGCGGGAGTCTAAGGGCCGGTGTCGGTGCCAGGGTAAAGGAGTGAGATTTGTTCCCCAACAAAAGATCCAGACGTTGACCATGTACACACCAGACCAGTCGTGTTCAAACATAGAGATCAT TGTCACTCTGAAGGGCAATGGTGGGAAAAAGTGCATCGATCCAGAGTCTGATATTGCCAAGAAGTTCATGGAAAAAGCTCAGGAAAAAAT GAGAGCAAAAAAGGCGGATCCTACTGTCATTCCAGAGTTGACTACCATATAA
- the LOC121715405 gene encoding C-X-C motif chemokine 11-like: MKFAVFVFLACLLCVVVTGQRESKGRCRCQGKGVRFVPQQKIQTLTMYTPDQSCSNIEIIVTLKGNGGKKCIDPESDIAKKFMEKALAKMRAKKADPTLIPELTTIQLPNITSTFVNITSNNTLF, from the exons ATGAAGTTCgcagtgtttgtttttcttgcATGTCTGCTCTGTGTAGTCGTGACAG GTCAGCGGGAGTCTAAGGGCCGGTGTCGGTGCCAGGGTAAAGGAGTGAGATTTGTTCCCCAACAAAAGATCCAGACGTTGACCATGTACACACCAGACCAGTCGTGTTCAAACATAGAGATCAT TGTCACTCTGAAGGGCAATGGTGGGAAAAAGTGCATCGATCCAGAGTCTGATATTGCCAAGAAGTTCATGGAAAAAGCTCTGGCAAAAAT GAGAGCAAAAAAGGCGGATCCTACTCTTATTCCAGAGTTGACTACCATACAACTTCCCAACATTACATCAACGTTTGTCAACATTACATCAAACAACACTCTTTTCTAA
- the LOC121715411 gene encoding C-X-C motif chemokine 11-6-like, which translates to MKSAALLVLLAVLLFVDVRGQLDSRGRCKCQGAGAKAIRPNRIERLEVLPPSSACPNLEIIVTLKDNGGQKCLDPNSSFSKNYIKRAIKKRSTQ; encoded by the exons ATGAAGTCAGCAGCTCTCCTCGTACTTCTGGCTGTCCTGCTCTTCGTAGATGTGAGAG GGCAACTGGATTCTCGGGGAAGATGCAAGTGCCAGGGTGCAGGGGCCAAAGCCATCCGCCCAAACCGCATTGAGAGGCTAGAGGTGTTACCCCCTTCCTCGGCATGCCCCAATCTGGAAATCAT TGTCACTCTGAAGGATAATggaggacaaaagtgtctggATCCAAACAGCAGTTTTTCCAAGAATTACATCAAGAGAGCCATCAAAAAGAG GAGTACACAGTAA
- the LOC121715410 gene encoding C-X-C motif chemokine 11-6-like: MKSAALLVLLAALLFVDVRGQLDSRGRCKCQGAGVNAVRPNRIERLEVLPPSSTCPNLEIIVTLKENEGQKCLNPESSFAKNFIKKAIKKRSTQ, translated from the exons ATGAAGTCAGCAGCTCTCCTCGTACTTCTGGCTGCCCTGCTCTTCGTAGATGTGAGAG GGCAACTGGATTCTCGGGGAAGATGCAAGTGCCAGGGTGCAGGGGTGAATGCCGTTCGCCCAAACCGCATTGAGAGGCTAGAGGTGTTACCCCCTTCCTCGACATGCCCCAATCTGGAAATCAT TGTCACTCTGAAGGAGAACGAAGGACAAAAGTGCCTGAATCCAGAGAGCAGTTTTGCCAAGAATTTCATCAAGAAAGCCATCAAAAAGAG GAGTACGCAGTAA